The Candidatus Amarolinea dominans DNA segment CCCGATGGGCGACGATCTGGTGACTACGCTCTGTTTGCATCACGGCCCGCTGGCGGCCGCACAGTTGCGTCATTCACCCGACAATGGTGTGGATACGCGCCTGCTGCACCACCCGTGGCCTGATAGCCTGCTCGACGAACTAGCGCCGAGACTGGGCCAGAATTTGGTCTGCCCGCCTGGCGCCTCCAGCGAGCGGCGCGAATTCTTGCGCGAAGTCAACCACCGTTATGGCACCTGTGCCATTCAAGCCTGGCACGACGACAAGATCGTCGGTGTCATTCGTTTCTTTCCCAGCGCACTTTTGCTGCGCATGGGGCGTTCTTCGGAAGGCCTACGCCACAGCTGGTTCTGGCCGGCGGTGGAAGCCGATGATCCCGCCAACACCCTCTTCATTCAATGCATCGAGATGGGCGCCCCCACGTTTCAGAGTGGCTTGCTCGCCTTGTCCGACGAAAACAATGAGGATGCCACGGCCTACCAGCGGCGCGGCATCGGCACAGCCTTAGCCCAGGCGCTGGTGACATGGGCCAGAGAACGGGGATGGGCGCGACTGCAAATCGGCGCCGGTCAGGACCTGGACATCATCTATGGCCTGGTAGGAAGCGGTGGACGCACCTTCTGGGAAAAGCTCGGCTTTCGTACACACAAAGAACTGCCGGCGCTGCCGTGGACTACCACGGAGTTGCCGGTGCTCTCGTATCAGGCCAGTAAGGCCCGCATAGGCCTGGACGAGGCCGCACGCCAGTGGTTGATGGTACTGGATCTGTGATTTGAGCAAAAACAAAAGAGGCGGGTCGAGTGACCCGCCTCTTTTTATGACGGTGTTCAGGTGTGCGACCGAGCACCCCGACTGCGGTCAGGAGACCTTGTCGAACGGCGAGTCTCCGTCCCAACGCATGGCCCGGATCGGCACGCCGCTCAGCCAGCGCACCAGGGTGTTGCCCAGGAGCCATTTCAGGCGCAAAACCCATGGGATTTCGCCAAAACCGGCCAGGCGAAAGCCAAAGCGCTCGTAGAAGCTGACCCGGTAGGCCGGGCACTCCAGGAACAGCGGCGGTGTGCCCTGGGCCAACAACGCCCGCATCAAGGCAGCGCCCACGCCGCGCTTACGATACGCCGACCGCACCACCATGCTACCCAATTCACGCAGCCCCGGATAGGGCCGAATCTGACCGCAACCCACCACCTGCCCATCCACCTCAGCCAGCAAGAAGTTCTGCCAGTGCAGATTCGTCGGGTCGAGCCGGGCCTTCGCCACCATGTGGCGGATCAGCGCCTGCTCGTCGGCGCGTGCGGGTCGCACCTGCATGACTGTGACGGACGGTTCGCTGGCGGGTGACATCAGCCGGCTACTTGTTCTTCTGTTTGTACTCTTCCACCAGGCTGCGTCGCAGGACCTTGCCGACCATCGTCTTGGGCAGGGTGTCGCGGAACTCGATGCGCGTAGGCACCTTGTACGCGGCCATGCGCTCCTTGCAGAAGGCCCGTATCTCATCCACGGTGGCGACCATACCGGCCTTGAGCACAATCCACGCGGCTACGGCTTCGCCCTTGTACGCGTCAGGGATACCGGCCACGGCCGCTTCCTGCACGGCCGGATGTTGGCTTAGAACCTCTTCCACCTCACGCGGCCACACCTGGTAGCCACTGGGCTTGATCAGGTCCTTCTTGCGGTCAACGATGAAGACATAGCCGTCCTCATCCAGGTAGCCCAAGTCACCGGTGTGCAGCCAGCGCTCACCGTCGTGCATCTGGATCATCTCGGCAGTGGCATCGGGGCGCCCCCAATAGCCCTTCATGATCTGCGGCGCCTGGATGATGATCTCACCCACTTCGCCCGTCGGCAGACTGCCCTCGCCCGTCACCCCATCGGCGATGCGGACCGTCATGTCGGGCACTGGCATACCGACCGAGCCGAGCTTGAACTCGCCCTTGTACGGGTTGATGCAGCAGGCCATCATGGCTTCGGTCAGGCTATAGCCCTCGACGATGCGGCCGCCTGTCAGTTTCTCGAAGGCCATCTTGGTTTCGGCCAGCAGGGGCGCCGCGCCAGAGATGCATGCCTTCATCGAACGGAAGTCAATCTTGCCTTCCTTGACCTCAGGGTTGTTGAGGAGCGCGATATAGAGTGTGGGTACGCCGATGAAGAAGGCCGGCTTGGTCTTGCCAATCGTCTCGGCCAGGTCCTTGACGTCACGCGGGTCGGGGACCAGCGCCAGCGGGAAATGTCCATACAGGCTAGTGCTGAGCGCGCCGCCATTGCCAAAGACATGAAACAGCGGCAACGGCAGGCAGAAGTAGCTATCCCAGTCCACGAGGGCATCCTTGAACCAGGTGCGGATCTGTTTGCCGGCCGCCAACAGGCCACCATGCGTGCCGATTGCCACCTTGGGGATGCCGGTGGTGCCACCGGTGCCCAGGAGCAGCGCGTCGTCATCTGGCGTTATCGGCACGTTCGGTCGCGGCTTGCCGACCTGCGCCGCCAACAGTTCGGGAAGGTAGTGGTCGCCGGTTGCCGGTGTCACCTGGTGCCCGGCCTTCTTCTCACGGAGAGCGATGAACAGCAGGCGTAACACAAAGGGCAAATACTCGCGGATGCGGGTGGGAATGACGTATTCCAACTTCGTCTTGGACTGAATCGCCTTGACGCGTGCGTAGAAGGGCGTCAACACCAGCATGACGCGTGCGCCGCTGGTGTTGAGCAGCTCCTCCAGTTCACGTTCGGTGTAGAGTGGGTTCAGGGGTGCATAGACCGCGCCGACCTTCCAACAGCCCAACTGGGCAATGACAGCCTGGGGCGAATTGACGAGCAGTGAAGACACCGGCTCGCCCTTTTTCACGCCCATGGCGATCAGAGCATTGGCAAACTGATTGCTCAACTCGTCCATTTGTCCCCAGCTCAAGGTGGTACCCTTGAACCAGACTGCCGCGGCATCCGGGCGTTGCCTGACCGCCTCATCCAGCTTGTCCAAAAGGGTGCCGGAGTAGGGGGCCGCCGTCGCCGGAATGCCCTCATCATAGTGCGCTAACCAGGGTTTTTCGTTCACGTTGCCTCCTGAAGAAATCGTTCACGTCCAAGCCCCAACAGGGGCGGCGAACTTACACACGACTGCTGAGCAGCAGCCTGACCTGCGCGGGGGGCACTTCCTGCCACTGGCCTGGCTGCAAATCTCCAATTTCAAATGGCCCGATGCTCACGCGCACCAGGCGTAAGGTTGGAAAGCCCACGGCTGCTGTCATCTTGCGCACCTGCCGGTTACGTCCTTCGGTGAGCGTGATACGCAGCCAGGCTGTTGGCACCGACAGCCGAAAACGAATCGGTACGGGGCGTTCCCACAAGATCGGCGCTGCGTCGAGCAATTCCACCTGCGCCGGTTGCGTACGCCGGCCCTCGATGACAACGCCCTGGCGCAGACTCAGCAGCGCGGCTGCATCGGGAATGCGCTCGACCTGCGCCAGGTAGGTCTTGGGCTGCTTGCCCTCGGGCTGCGCCAGGCGATGAATCAGATCGCCATCGTTCGTCAGCAGCAAGAGTCCTTCGCTGTCTGTATCCAGGCGGCCGGCTGCGTACATAGCGGCCACCGGAAACCAATCGGCCAGGGTCGGGCGTCCGGCCGGATCTGTAAACTGACACAGCACGCCATAGGGCTTGTTCAGCAGAAAATAGCGTGCGCCCCTCATCACTTCTGGCGCAGTACCGGCGAATCGAACCACAGTCCGCTGACCAGATGATCGGGTGTGCCGTCGTTGAAAACCACGCGCACGGTCACACCGTCTTCGTTGGCAAAACTGGCCGTATAGGTGACACGGATGAACGCACCGGTATCTTCGACCAGGGCGACTTCCCGCGCCTGATACGCGCCGAGCTTAGCGCCGATGCTGCTAAGTATGCCCTGAAACGCGGCCTCGGTCATCG contains these protein-coding regions:
- a CDS encoding DUF3887 domain-containing protein; the encoded protein is MNCMNGKRHGSWLVLALVMAIGLSACSGAQTVTLSGQDREAVLAYSEPMTDNLLAGMNEADYARFARHFDEPMQKAMTEAAFQGILSSIGAKLGAYQAREVALVEDTGAFIRVTYTASFANEDGVTVRVVFNDGTPDHLVSGLWFDSPVLRQK
- a CDS encoding GNAT family N-acetyltransferase, giving the protein MSPASEPSVTVMQVRPARADEQALIRHMVAKARLDPTNLHWQNFLLAEVDGQVVGCGQIRPYPGLRELGSMVVRSAYRKRGVGAALMRALLAQGTPPLFLECPAYRVSFYERFGFRLAGFGEIPWVLRLKWLLGNTLVRWLSGVPIRAMRWDGDSPFDKVS
- a CDS encoding GNAT family N-acetyltransferase, with amino-acid sequence MQPTSDGAINIRPMGDDLVTTLCLHHGPLAAAQLRHSPDNGVDTRLLHHPWPDSLLDELAPRLGQNLVCPPGASSERREFLREVNHRYGTCAIQAWHDDKIVGVIRFFPSALLLRMGRSSEGLRHSWFWPAVEADDPANTLFIQCIEMGAPTFQSGLLALSDENNEDATAYQRRGIGTALAQALVTWARERGWARLQIGAGQDLDIIYGLVGSGGRTFWEKLGFRTHKELPALPWTTTELPVLSYQASKARIGLDEAARQWLMVLDL
- a CDS encoding pseudouridine synthase; protein product: MRGARYFLLNKPYGVLCQFTDPAGRPTLADWFPVAAMYAAGRLDTDSEGLLLLTNDGDLIHRLAQPEGKQPKTYLAQVERIPDAAALLSLRQGVVIEGRRTQPAQVELLDAAPILWERPVPIRFRLSVPTAWLRITLTEGRNRQVRKMTAAVGFPTLRLVRVSIGPFEIGDLQPGQWQEVPPAQVRLLLSSRV
- a CDS encoding AMP-binding protein; this translates as MNEKPWLAHYDEGIPATAAPYSGTLLDKLDEAVRQRPDAAAVWFKGTTLSWGQMDELSNQFANALIAMGVKKGEPVSSLLVNSPQAVIAQLGCWKVGAVYAPLNPLYTERELEELLNTSGARVMLVLTPFYARVKAIQSKTKLEYVIPTRIREYLPFVLRLLFIALREKKAGHQVTPATGDHYLPELLAAQVGKPRPNVPITPDDDALLLGTGGTTGIPKVAIGTHGGLLAAGKQIRTWFKDALVDWDSYFCLPLPLFHVFGNGGALSTSLYGHFPLALVPDPRDVKDLAETIGKTKPAFFIGVPTLYIALLNNPEVKEGKIDFRSMKACISGAAPLLAETKMAFEKLTGGRIVEGYSLTEAMMACCINPYKGEFKLGSVGMPVPDMTVRIADGVTGEGSLPTGEVGEIIIQAPQIMKGYWGRPDATAEMIQMHDGERWLHTGDLGYLDEDGYVFIVDRKKDLIKPSGYQVWPREVEEVLSQHPAVQEAAVAGIPDAYKGEAVAAWIVLKAGMVATVDEIRAFCKERMAAYKVPTRIEFRDTLPKTMVGKVLRRSLVEEYKQKNK